One window of the Acidobacteriota bacterium genome contains the following:
- a CDS encoding Ig-like domain-containing protein gives MRNFLPIGLFALLALFAGLLACSEGTPVAPTGTVLTISASPSSIPLNGASEITVIGRRPDGNPLFEGTEIRFSTSLGSIIGIVETDGDGVARAVLTADNRAGTATVTATTGSGDTSAETSVLVGESAETQLQLTLTADPSEIDFGETSRISAIVRRADGSPTAAGQVVRFFASLGSIQSQASTDSDGIATATLSSGDEAGSATITAFAGSSPAATTTVTISRGGAGRITLQTVNGETTVPRSGADVRLRATVRDEDGALLQGAEVTFEGTTGTSFNPDLGTTNASGQVESTWTIGAQGGAVTSVEARAVVAGAGGDVLIARVTLTVTDG, from the coding sequence ATGAGAAACTTCCTGCCCATCGGTCTATTCGCCCTCCTCGCTCTCTTCGCCGGCCTGCTGGCGTGCAGCGAGGGAACCCCCGTCGCCCCCACCGGCACGGTCCTCACCATCTCCGCCAGCCCGTCGAGCATCCCCTTGAACGGCGCCTCGGAGATCACGGTCATCGGCCGCCGGCCGGACGGCAACCCTCTCTTCGAGGGCACCGAGATCCGCTTCAGCACGAGCCTGGGCTCGATCATCGGCATTGTCGAGACCGATGGGGACGGAGTCGCCCGGGCGGTGCTCACCGCCGACAACCGGGCCGGTACCGCCACCGTCACCGCCACCACGGGCTCCGGGGACACTTCGGCGGAGACCTCCGTTCTAGTGGGCGAGAGCGCAGAGACCCAACTGCAGCTGACCCTCACCGCCGACCCCAGTGAAATCGACTTCGGAGAGACCTCCCGCATCAGCGCTATCGTGCGCCGAGCGGACGGTTCCCCCACGGCGGCCGGGCAGGTAGTTCGCTTCTTCGCGTCCCTGGGCTCGATTCAATCCCAGGCGAGCACCGATTCGGACGGCATCGCGACGGCCACTCTGAGCTCCGGCGACGAGGCCGGCAGCGCCACTATTACCGCCTTTGCTGGGTCGAGCCCCGCTGCTACCACCACCGTGACCATCTCCCGCGGTGGCGCCGGCCGGATTACCCTCCAGACCGTCAACGGCGAGACGACGGTGCCCAGAAGCGGTGCTGATGTTCGTCTGCGAGCGACGGTTCGAGACGAGGACGGTGCTCTGCTTCAAGGGGCCGAGGTCACCTTCGAGGGAACCACCGGCACGTCGTTCAATCCGGATCTCGGCACCACCAATGCCTCTGGACAGGTCGAGTCCACGTGGACGATCGGCGCCCAGGGTGGAGCGGTGACCAGCGTGGAAGCGCGGGCAGTGGTCGCTGGCGCCGGAGGTGACGTCCTGATCGCCAGAGTCACGCTGACGGTCACCGACGGCTAG